In the Chroococcidiopsis sp. SAG 2025 genome, one interval contains:
- a CDS encoding transglutaminase family protein — protein sequence MTQPLWQRTIRPFGAAALHGIASYGDRLLAIDKVKGYLLQIDPTSDNTTILNWQTAEEFVDVTGIAVWEDTLWCTRDDTVYCCQWGEFKLKPFVTLPYTADGVAVWRSTIYITCQKAGYILIFDSNTGGQITRFFAPGVGIENIAVKEENLWVCDRTEQTVYCLDRATGDIQFSVLTPFECPTGLSFYTQPQTNETLLYVAYASEEAYIRDNPNLDPSHELTYRDRTFIHPLQYHYNSQGHYALSNGYAIEMVYAEELSPLDEVDLEQVEWRIALPASTDRQKVVHVEPIGLPFTEEIQDGQRVAVFKFDHLTTGDRHLFGWKAIVEVRSIKYRIAPREVENIPPLPPEFAQRYLVDDDELAMESYIVRRAAREAIGSETNILRQMYSIRNYVYDQLSYGIKPHIDTPDIVLDRGVGSCGEYVGVLLALMRLNGIACRTIGRYKCPPYAEHQQVPLQPDFNHVWVEFYLPGLDLWLPMESNPDDVVEQGPYPARFFMGLAWYHIEIGKGISFETVKSNGVPLNKEEVSIGDLAINHIRFTILHELPPVKL from the coding sequence ATGACTCAACCCCTTTGGCAACGGACAATTAGACCTTTTGGTGCAGCTGCCTTGCATGGTATTGCCAGTTATGGCGATCGCCTGTTAGCCATTGATAAGGTCAAAGGGTATTTGCTGCAAATCGATCCTACGAGTGATAACACCACAATTTTGAATTGGCAAACCGCAGAAGAGTTTGTTGATGTAACGGGAATCGCGGTGTGGGAAGACACTCTATGGTGTACGCGGGACGATACGGTTTACTGTTGCCAGTGGGGAGAGTTTAAACTCAAACCTTTTGTTACCTTACCTTACACTGCCGATGGGGTCGCAGTGTGGCGATCGACGATTTACATCACTTGTCAAAAAGCAGGTTATATCTTAATTTTTGACAGCAATACAGGGGGACAAATTACCAGATTTTTTGCTCCAGGGGTAGGGATAGAAAACATTGCAGTTAAGGAAGAAAATTTGTGGGTATGCGATCGCACGGAACAGACAGTGTATTGTCTCGATCGCGCTACGGGGGACATTCAATTTAGCGTCCTGACTCCATTTGAATGTCCTACGGGGTTGAGTTTTTATACCCAGCCACAAACTAACGAAACATTACTATATGTCGCTTATGCATCAGAAGAGGCGTATATCAGAGACAACCCTAATTTAGACCCATCGCACGAATTAACCTATCGCGATCGCACCTTTATCCATCCGCTGCAATACCACTACAACTCCCAAGGACACTACGCTCTTTCCAACGGCTACGCGATCGAAATGGTCTATGCTGAGGAATTATCGCCGCTAGACGAAGTAGACTTAGAACAGGTAGAGTGGCGAATTGCTTTACCTGCATCCACCGACCGTCAAAAAGTCGTCCACGTTGAACCGATTGGTCTGCCTTTTACAGAAGAAATCCAAGACGGACAGCGAGTCGCAGTATTTAAATTCGACCATTTAACAACAGGCGATCGCCATCTTTTCGGTTGGAAAGCGATCGTTGAAGTCCGCAGCATCAAGTATCGCATTGCTCCCAGAGAGGTAGAAAATATCCCTCCTCTCCCACCAGAATTCGCTCAGCGTTATTTGGTAGATGATGATGAATTAGCAATGGAATCATACATCGTCCGTCGTGCTGCTCGCGAGGCGATCGGTAGCGAAACCAATATTCTGCGCCAGATGTACAGTATCCGTAATTACGTCTACGACCAATTATCCTATGGAATCAAGCCTCACATCGACACACCCGATATTGTTCTCGATCGCGGTGTTGGTTCCTGTGGCGAATATGTCGGTGTTTTACTAGCTTTGATGCGCTTAAATGGAATCGCTTGTCGTACAATCGGGCGCTACAAGTGTCCTCCCTATGCCGAACACCAGCAAGTCCCCCTACAACCAGATTTTAACCACGTTTGGGTAGAATTTTACTTACCAGGACTAGACTTGTGGTTGCCGATGGAATCAAATCCCGACGACGTAGTAGAACAAGGTCCCTACCCTGCTAGATTTTTTATGGGTTTAGCCTGGTATCACATTGAAATTGGCAAAGGTATTTCTTTTGAAACTGTGAAAAGCAATGGCGTACCGCTAAATAAAGAAGAAGTTTCGATTGGTGACTTAGCAATTAATCATATTCGGTTTACAATTTTGCATGAATTACCACCTGTAAAGTTGTAA
- a CDS encoding response regulator: protein MNILLVDDDYKLARSTAKLLQRLGGHYVYITDDPAEIFQRCQTQAVDLVIMDINLPDAQWQGQAVSGADISRVLKNQAQTAQIPIILVTAYALAGERQFLLTASQADEFVAKPITDYNSFLNLIRYLASSK, encoded by the coding sequence TTGAATATTCTCTTGGTTGATGACGATTACAAATTGGCTCGTAGTACTGCCAAACTCTTGCAACGTCTGGGGGGACATTACGTTTACATTACAGACGATCCAGCAGAAATCTTCCAGCGCTGTCAGACGCAAGCAGTCGATTTGGTGATCATGGATATTAATTTGCCAGACGCACAGTGGCAAGGTCAAGCTGTTAGTGGTGCTGATATTTCGCGCGTGTTAAAAAATCAAGCGCAAACAGCCCAAATTCCGATTATTCTCGTGACAGCTTACGCTTTGGCAGGCGAACGTCAGTTTCTGCTTACTGCTTCCCAAGCTGACGAGTTCGTGGCTAAGCCGATTACTGACTACAACTCTTTTCTAAACCTCATTCGTTACCTTGCGAGTAGTAAGTAG
- a CDS encoding ATP-binding protein — MRHKKHPNRAGLNRNSLLNRITNRIHQSLELQQILSVAVQEIRAFLQIDRVKVYKFHPDGTGQVIAEAIAAKRLPSLLGLHFPADDVPAHAREMFVKIGARSIVDVPQQQISLSYLKSPQTTGDLTVEEVQQRTVTEILQRPVDPCHVEYLTAMGVQSSLVIPILHDCQLWGLLACHHAQPKTFHQEQLDVVRLVVEHLAIAISQSQLLTQARERAIRQELINKISTLLHSPHSIQTILQIALESIVNSVDGSGGRLYLCPTGQAQITEIYTDKAQPQGMLENAPFWQQLMAGVGRNPQHGYVAIANLYQAPELLEVVSAFQTTNIRSVFVMPLHYGSETLGCLTIFRDAIDTDITWAGRFDPDERISRVRDSFEAWRELKRGQSKEWTSSEIELVQALANHLSLAVMQHRLHEYERQQRQLLERRNQELNTARTLAEEANRLKSDFLSSTSHELRTPLAATLNYLKLLKEGLYYNEVELKEYIQIAYQSAENLVTLINDILDLAKIEAGRLVMHWEEFELMPLLTELQRLFQIESNCKGIPLSIDCQVERIYADKFRLRQVLTNLLANAFKFTETGQVCIQAITKTDEPAIEISVTDTGIGIEPSQAEVLFEPFVQADGSVKRRYGGTGLGLTVCQRLVELMGGKIRLESPGLGQGTKVTFTLPVRQGSRE, encoded by the coding sequence ATGCGACATAAAAAACATCCAAATCGAGCGGGACTGAACCGAAATTCTCTGTTAAATCGGATTACGAATCGTATCCATCAATCTTTGGAACTACAACAGATTCTCTCTGTTGCGGTGCAGGAGATTCGGGCATTTTTACAAATAGATAGAGTCAAAGTTTATAAATTTCACCCTGACGGAACGGGACAAGTTATTGCCGAAGCGATCGCGGCAAAGCGCTTACCATCTTTGCTAGGGTTGCACTTTCCCGCAGATGATGTTCCTGCCCACGCACGGGAGATGTTTGTCAAAATTGGGGCGCGATCGATTGTGGATGTTCCTCAACAACAGATTAGCCTCAGCTATTTAAAATCTCCCCAAACTACAGGAGATTTGACGGTAGAGGAAGTTCAGCAAAGAACCGTTACAGAAATTCTCCAACGCCCCGTCGATCCTTGTCACGTCGAATATCTCACAGCTATGGGGGTGCAGTCTTCCCTAGTCATCCCAATTCTTCACGATTGCCAGTTGTGGGGACTGCTAGCTTGTCACCACGCGCAACCAAAAACTTTTCATCAGGAACAATTAGACGTGGTGCGACTCGTGGTAGAACACCTCGCGATCGCAATTTCTCAATCTCAACTATTGACGCAAGCACGCGAAAGAGCTATTCGCCAAGAATTAATCAACAAAATTTCGACTCTGCTTCACTCTCCCCACTCAATTCAAACAATTTTGCAAATTGCCCTTGAAAGTATTGTCAACAGCGTTGATGGTTCTGGTGGCAGACTATATCTTTGTCCTACAGGGCAAGCACAAATCACAGAAATTTATACCGATAAAGCCCAACCTCAAGGGATGTTGGAGAACGCTCCATTTTGGCAACAGTTGATGGCTGGTGTTGGTAGAAACCCCCAGCACGGGTATGTAGCGATCGCCAATCTTTATCAAGCACCGGAGTTACTAGAGGTTGTTTCTGCCTTTCAAACTACGAATATCCGCAGCGTATTTGTTATGCCCTTGCATTATGGTAGTGAAACCTTGGGTTGCCTGACCATTTTCCGCGATGCGATCGATACTGATATTACCTGGGCGGGAAGATTCGATCCTGACGAACGTATTTCCAGAGTGAGGGATTCTTTTGAGGCTTGGCGAGAATTGAAACGAGGACAAAGCAAAGAATGGACGAGTTCGGAAATAGAATTAGTCCAAGCTCTAGCCAATCATCTCTCACTTGCCGTCATGCAGCACCGATTGCATGAATACGAACGACAACAGAGGCAATTGTTAGAAAGACGTAATCAAGAACTGAATACTGCCCGCACCCTGGCAGAAGAAGCCAATCGCCTCAAATCAGATTTTCTCTCCTCTACCAGTCATGAATTACGCACGCCCTTAGCAGCCACGCTTAATTATTTGAAATTGCTCAAAGAAGGGCTTTACTACAATGAAGTAGAGTTAAAAGAATACATTCAAATTGCCTATCAATCAGCAGAAAATCTCGTCACCTTAATTAACGATATTCTCGACCTGGCAAAAATTGAAGCCGGAAGATTGGTGATGCATTGGGAAGAATTTGAGCTAATGCCTCTATTGACAGAACTACAACGTTTATTTCAAATTGAGAGCAATTGCAAGGGCATTCCTTTAAGCATCGATTGTCAAGTCGAGCGCATTTATGCCGATAAATTCCGACTGCGACAAGTCCTGACTAACCTCTTGGCTAATGCTTTTAAATTTACCGAAACCGGACAAGTTTGCATTCAGGCGATTACCAAAACTGACGAACCAGCAATTGAAATTTCGGTAACTGATACGGGAATTGGGATCGAACCAAGCCAAGCGGAAGTATTATTTGAGCCTTTTGTCCAAGCAGACGGTTCGGTGAAACGGCGCTATGGAGGTACAGGATTAGGCTTAACTGTCTGTCAGCGTTTAGTAGAACTCATGGGAGGAAAAATCCGCCTAGAGAGTCCAGGTTTGGGACAAGGCACGAAAGTTACTTTTACTCTTCCTGTGAGACAAGGGAGTAGGGAGTAG
- a CDS encoding response regulator — translation MCRIAVLDDDRNWCMALQRFLKNTFEVSVFNDANSLIEDLIQDVRQYDLIMVDLSLPPDAYGEIDGRKFIRYIREVLLEPPILVLVTAFIGKNELNSGEIFCKEADAFLAKDAGLDEISRQLQELLVNG, via the coding sequence ATGTGCCGAATCGCAGTACTAGATGACGATCGCAATTGGTGCATGGCACTTCAGCGCTTTTTGAAAAATACCTTTGAAGTGTCTGTTTTCAATGATGCCAACTCGCTAATCGAAGATTTGATTCAAGATGTGCGGCAGTATGACTTAATTATGGTCGATCTGTCTCTGCCTCCCGATGCTTACGGAGAAATTGACGGGCGAAAATTTATTCGCTATATCAGAGAAGTTTTACTAGAACCTCCCATTCTCGTGTTAGTGACTGCATTTATTGGAAAAAACGAATTGAATAGTGGCGAGATTTTCTGTAAAGAAGCTGATGCTTTCTTAGCTAAAGATGCGGGGTTAGATGAAATTTCACGGCAATTGCAAGAATTATTGGTAAATGGGTAA
- the tgt gene encoding tRNA guanosine(34) transglycosylase Tgt: MTTQFSFQISTRCSQTKARAGVFDTPHGAVETPRFMPVGTLANVKTITPAQLQETGAQMVLANTYHLHLQPGERIIEKAGGLHQFMRWNQPILTDSGGFQVFSLSEMRQITDDGVIFRSPHDGQMINLTPERSIQIQNALGADVIMAFDECPPYPASREEVEAATQRTYRWLERCISAHQRPDQALFGIVQGGVYPDLRAAAAEALAGLDLPGYAIGGVSVGEPPELIAKIVQATTPMLPVDKPRYLMGVGTYKEMAQAIACGMDLFDCVIPTRLARHGAALVNGERWNLKNSQYREDFQPLDETCPCYTCQNFTRAYISHLVRSQEILAYTLLTIHNITELVRFTQKIREAILSDRFMTEFAQWLS, translated from the coding sequence TTGACTACGCAATTTTCCTTCCAAATTTCCACTCGTTGCAGCCAAACCAAAGCTCGTGCAGGTGTCTTTGACACTCCTCATGGTGCGGTTGAAACTCCCCGCTTTATGCCCGTAGGGACGCTAGCAAATGTAAAAACTATCACTCCCGCACAACTTCAGGAAACAGGGGCGCAGATGGTTTTGGCAAATACGTATCATTTGCATTTGCAACCAGGGGAAAGGATTATCGAAAAAGCTGGGGGATTACACCAGTTCATGCGCTGGAATCAACCAATTCTAACTGATTCTGGCGGCTTTCAGGTTTTCAGTTTGAGCGAAATGCGTCAGATTACCGATGATGGGGTAATATTTCGATCGCCTCATGACGGACAGATGATTAATTTAACCCCAGAGCGATCGATCCAAATCCAAAATGCTTTAGGTGCTGATGTGATTATGGCATTTGATGAATGTCCGCCCTATCCCGCCAGTCGCGAGGAGGTAGAAGCGGCGACACAAAGGACATACCGCTGGTTAGAACGTTGTATTAGCGCCCACCAGCGCCCCGATCAAGCGTTGTTTGGCATCGTCCAAGGGGGAGTCTACCCAGATTTACGGGCGGCTGCGGCTGAGGCTTTGGCAGGGTTAGATTTACCTGGATATGCAATTGGTGGCGTAAGTGTAGGGGAACCACCAGAACTAATCGCCAAGATCGTACAAGCCACAACTCCGATGCTACCAGTAGATAAACCCAGATATTTGATGGGGGTGGGGACGTATAAAGAAATGGCACAAGCGATCGCATGTGGTATGGATCTGTTTGATTGCGTGATTCCTACACGCCTTGCCCGTCATGGTGCAGCTTTGGTAAACGGGGAACGGTGGAATTTAAAAAATTCCCAATATCGAGAAGATTTTCAACCTTTAGATGAAACTTGCCCTTGCTATACTTGCCAAAATTTCACGCGAGCGTATATTTCTCATTTGGTGCGATCGCAGGAAATTTTAGCTTATACACTGTTGACCATTCATAATATTACAGAATTGGTTCGGTTTACCCAAAAGATTCGCGAGGCAATTTTGAGCGATCGCTTTATGACAGAATTTGCTCAGTGGTTGAGTTAG
- a CDS encoding TetR/AcrR family transcriptional regulator, with product MPSDRKTSTRQKILEVADDLFYREGIRAVGVDTIIAQSGVAKTTLYRCFPSKDDLVVAYLEERQNSFKRLFEIAIARYPNEPKQQIIALFAWLDKYLAKPECYGCPFLVTASELPELEHPAHQMAVANRLAIRDRLVSLAVAAGMENPQQLGVHLLLLIDGAFTQRRLFGIEGFDVRLKPIVTQLVDAD from the coding sequence ATGCCAAGCGATCGCAAAACCTCAACCCGCCAGAAGATTCTAGAAGTTGCTGACGATCTGTTCTACCGCGAAGGAATTCGAGCAGTCGGAGTAGATACAATTATTGCTCAGTCAGGAGTTGCCAAAACGACGCTATACCGCTGCTTTCCTTCTAAGGATGACCTAGTGGTGGCGTATTTGGAGGAACGTCAAAACAGCTTCAAGCGATTATTTGAAATTGCGATCGCCCGATATCCAAACGAGCCGAAACAACAGATAATTGCTTTATTTGCCTGGTTAGACAAGTATTTGGCAAAACCCGAATGTTACGGTTGTCCGTTCTTGGTGACAGCATCGGAGTTACCGGAACTAGAACATCCAGCTCACCAAATGGCTGTCGCAAACAGGCTCGCAATTCGCGATCGCCTGGTATCGTTAGCAGTAGCAGCGGGAATGGAGAATCCTCAACAGTTGGGCGTTCATCTTCTCTTATTAATTGACGGTGCATTTACCCAACGGCGGTTATTTGGAATCGAAGGTTTTGATGTAAGATTGAAGCCTATTGTGACTCAATTAGTCGATGCTGATTGA
- a CDS encoding Rid family detoxifying hydrolase codes for MSKRVVYAPEVAIPVKAYSQAIDTGSLIFCSGQLAYDAQNDVAIAGSAAEQTEFLMENIKAVLAAAGLQLQDIVKTTIYLTDMTDFVSVNEVYASYFDTEPPARSTIGVSALAKGAKVEIEVIASRN; via the coding sequence ATGTCTAAACGAGTCGTGTATGCACCAGAGGTAGCAATTCCTGTCAAAGCCTATTCCCAAGCTATCGATACAGGAAGCTTGATATTTTGTTCGGGACAACTGGCTTATGATGCTCAAAACGATGTGGCGATCGCTGGTTCGGCAGCAGAACAAACTGAGTTTTTGATGGAGAATATTAAAGCTGTTTTAGCTGCGGCTGGTTTACAGTTGCAAGACATAGTAAAGACAACTATTTACTTGACAGATATGACTGACTTTGTCTCGGTTAACGAAGTGTATGCTAGCTATTTTGATACCGAGCCGCCAGCGCGATCGACCATTGGTGTATCTGCTTTAGCCAAGGGAGCCAAAGTCGAAATAGAAGTTATTGCTAGTAGAAATTAA
- a CDS encoding cupin domain-containing protein, with protein sequence MTAIDCEVKHGENFTVANIGKLSQLNRFLFQLPSRAIEVEGKLFIKQILDLTSCEISFNKLPAKAAIPFYHKHKQNEEVYLFIQGKGEFQIDGKVFPIVEGTVVRVAPEGERTLRSISDEDLVYIVIQSRANSYEGHTILDGVAIDKKVSWLNSD encoded by the coding sequence ATGACAGCAATTGACTGCGAAGTTAAGCATGGCGAAAATTTTACTGTAGCCAATATAGGTAAGTTATCACAGCTAAATCGTTTTTTATTTCAGCTACCATCGAGAGCAATTGAAGTTGAAGGCAAGTTATTCATCAAGCAAATTTTAGATTTAACAAGTTGCGAAATATCCTTCAATAAGTTACCAGCAAAAGCAGCAATTCCCTTTTACCACAAACACAAGCAAAATGAAGAAGTTTATCTCTTTATACAAGGTAAAGGAGAATTTCAAATTGATGGGAAAGTTTTTCCGATCGTGGAAGGTACAGTAGTACGAGTTGCTCCTGAGGGTGAGAGAACTCTCAGAAGTATTTCAGATGAAGATTTGGTCTATATTGTCATTCAATCTCGGGCTAATAGTTACGAGGGACATACAATTTTAGATGGTGTAGCAATAGATAAAAAAGTGAGCTGGCTAAATTCTGACTAG
- a CDS encoding universal stress protein yields the protein MFQKILVALDTSSLNRSVFEAALGLAKALNAKVMLLHVLSAEEEGSPDIYIMSHADYYQGYGMSSEIIQMQHQRWDEFANKGLEMLQSLTDEATSAGVKTEFSQIAGSPSRTVCEFARNWQADLIIMGRRGHSGLSELFMGSVSNYVLHHAPCSVLTVQHPGVNRDTEAEHVTPAMRHC from the coding sequence ATGTTTCAAAAAATATTAGTAGCGCTCGATACATCTAGCCTCAATCGAAGCGTTTTTGAGGCAGCACTAGGCTTAGCAAAGGCACTTAATGCCAAGGTCATGCTATTACACGTACTCTCTGCTGAAGAAGAGGGCAGCCCAGATATTTATATAATGTCCCATGCAGACTACTATCAGGGATATGGGATGAGTAGCGAAATCATACAAATGCAACACCAGCGATGGGACGAGTTTGCAAATAAAGGACTGGAAATGCTGCAAAGTCTTACAGATGAAGCAACTTCGGCGGGAGTGAAAACGGAGTTTAGTCAGATAGCTGGTAGTCCTAGCCGTACTGTTTGCGAGTTTGCGCGAAATTGGCAAGCTGACTTAATTATTATGGGTCGTCGGGGTCACTCTGGTTTGAGCGAATTGTTTATGGGTAGTGTCAGTAACTACGTCCTGCATCACGCTCCCTGCTCCGTGCTTACGGTACAACATCCAGGGGTGAATCGCGATACAGAAGCAGAACACGTTACACCTGCGATGAGACATTGTTAA
- the katG gene encoding catalase/peroxidase HPI, translated as MSSESGCPFTSGGQKLTARHKPSNRDWWPKYLNLSILHQHSPQANPMGEAFNYAEEFKSLDLAALRADIFDLMTTSQDWWPADYGHYGPLFIRMAWHSAGTYRIGDGRGGAGSGSQRFEPLNSWPDNANLDKARMLLWPVKQKYGKKISWADLMIFAGNCALESMGFKTIGFAGGRVDVWQPEEDIYWGSENAWLGRERYDDDQVLLNPLAAVQMGLIYVNPEGPNGEPDPVGEGRDIRETFGRMAMNDAETVALTAGGHTFGKCHGAGESSHVGHDPGGASIMEQGLGWKSTFNTGIGVDAITSGIEGAWTPTPTQWDNSYLETLFKYDWELTKSPAGAWQWKPKGDAGADTVPDAHDPSKRHAPMMTTADMAMRMDPIYEPISRHYLEHPDEFAEAFAKAWFKLTHRDMGPRSRYLGPEVPAEEFLWQDPIPPVTHELIDEQDIAALKDKILASGLSVSQLVSTAWASASTFRCSDMRGGANGARIRLAPQKDWEVNQPTQLATVLQTLEAIQQEFNSSQSGGKQVSIADLIVLGGCAGVEQAAKNAGHDVTVPFKPGRTDALQEKTDVESFAVLEPTADGFRNYTSGKHSESLEELLVDRAQLLSLSAPQMMVLVGGLRVLGANFGGSKHGVFTDRPETLTNDFFVNLLDLGTTWKATTEDEYEFEGSSRKTGELKWIATRVDLIFGSNSQLRALAEVYGSEDSQQKFVHDFVAAWDKVMNLDRYDLRSVLAQSSSRGF; from the coding sequence ATGAGCAGCGAAAGCGGATGCCCGTTTACAAGCGGAGGTCAGAAACTTACAGCTCGTCATAAGCCGTCGAACCGAGACTGGTGGCCGAAGTATTTGAATCTGAGCATCCTTCACCAGCACTCACCCCAGGCTAATCCTATGGGGGAGGCATTTAACTACGCTGAGGAGTTCAAGAGCCTTGACTTAGCTGCCCTCAGGGCAGATATCTTCGACCTGATGACCACTTCTCAGGACTGGTGGCCAGCCGACTACGGTCATTATGGACCACTCTTCATCCGGATGGCGTGGCACAGCGCAGGCACGTATCGGATTGGCGACGGTCGCGGCGGCGCAGGTTCCGGTAGTCAGCGGTTTGAGCCGCTCAACAGTTGGCCCGACAATGCCAACCTCGATAAGGCGCGCATGTTGCTTTGGCCCGTCAAGCAGAAATACGGCAAGAAAATCTCGTGGGCTGACCTGATGATCTTCGCAGGCAACTGCGCCCTGGAGTCGATGGGCTTCAAGACGATCGGCTTTGCAGGTGGGCGTGTGGACGTTTGGCAGCCAGAAGAGGACATCTACTGGGGGTCTGAGAACGCGTGGCTTGGCAGAGAGCGTTATGACGATGACCAGGTACTCCTGAATCCCCTTGCCGCCGTTCAAATGGGTTTAATCTACGTGAACCCGGAAGGACCGAACGGCGAGCCCGATCCGGTTGGCGAAGGGCGCGATATTCGCGAGACCTTTGGTCGGATGGCGATGAACGATGCCGAAACGGTTGCGCTCACCGCTGGTGGGCATACCTTTGGCAAATGTCATGGTGCCGGCGAATCGTCGCACGTCGGTCATGACCCTGGGGGTGCCAGCATTATGGAGCAGGGACTCGGATGGAAGAGCACCTTTAACACGGGTATCGGCGTTGATGCGATCACCAGCGGCATCGAAGGCGCATGGACCCCGACTCCGACGCAGTGGGACAACAGTTATCTCGAAACCCTGTTCAAATATGACTGGGAGCTGACCAAGAGCCCCGCTGGCGCGTGGCAATGGAAGCCCAAGGGCGACGCTGGTGCGGATACGGTGCCCGATGCCCACGATCCGTCGAAACGCCACGCCCCAATGATGACTACGGCGGATATGGCCATGCGGATGGACCCCATCTACGAACCGATTTCGCGGCATTACCTCGAACACCCAGATGAGTTTGCTGAGGCGTTTGCCAAGGCGTGGTTCAAGCTGACGCACCGCGACATGGGACCCCGATCGCGCTATCTCGGCCCGGAGGTGCCAGCAGAAGAATTCTTGTGGCAAGATCCCATTCCCCCAGTCACCCATGAATTAATTGATGAGCAGGACATCGCTGCTCTCAAAGACAAGATCCTTGCTTCGGGATTGTCCGTCTCCCAACTCGTTTCGACCGCTTGGGCATCGGCATCAACATTCCGCTGCTCCGACATGCGCGGTGGAGCCAACGGAGCGCGGATTCGTCTCGCGCCTCAGAAGGATTGGGAAGTTAACCAGCCGACTCAACTGGCAACGGTGCTGCAAACCCTAGAGGCGATCCAACAGGAGTTCAACAGCTCGCAATCTGGCGGAAAGCAGGTTTCGATCGCTGATTTGATCGTTCTGGGCGGATGTGCAGGTGTCGAACAAGCGGCGAAAAATGCCGGTCACGACGTGACGGTTCCCTTCAAGCCAGGACGCACGGATGCGCTGCAAGAGAAAACAGATGTTGAGTCCTTCGCCGTGCTCGAACCGACTGCGGACGGGTTCCGCAACTACACTAGCGGCAAACACAGCGAATCGCTCGAAGAACTGCTAGTCGATCGGGCGCAATTGCTGTCCCTGTCAGCCCCTCAGATGATGGTTCTCGTGGGCGGCTTGCGCGTTCTGGGTGCGAACTTTGGAGGGTCCAAGCACGGTGTCTTCACCGATCGTCCAGAGACGTTGACCAATGACTTCTTCGTGAACCTGCTCGACCTGGGCACGACGTGGAAGGCGACTACTGAAGATGAATATGAGTTCGAGGGGAGCAGTCGCAAGACAGGCGAACTCAAGTGGATCGCTACTCGTGTTGACCTCATCTTCGGCTCAAACTCTCAGCTACGCGCCCTCGCGGAAGTCTACGGATCTGAGGACTCGCAGCAGAAATTTGTGCATGACTTTGTGGCGGCATGGGACAAGGTGATGAACCTTGACCGCTATGACCTTCGTTCAGTCTTAGCGCAAAGCTCTTCGAGGGGTTTCTAA